The Thermococcus alcaliphilus genomic interval TTTTGTTAACAACGTAAACGCTCTTCGGCGGGTGGCAGAGCTGAACCGGTCTTCCTAGTACCGATGGCGTCCTCGTGAAAATCCTCTCTCCGGGTGAGAAGAACCTAACCCTATCGTCTTTGTCTATGAAGGTCAAGTCAACCGGAAGTGCCTCAAAGATTGCCTTTAGCTCTTCTAAATTCAGATAGCCCGTTCCGAGGTCTATGTCCCCCTCACGCTTTAGCTGGGTTTTATCAAACTCTAAAGGTTGACCTCTAAGGGCCTGCTGGACTTCCTTCGGGAGAGCGAGGAGCTGTTCAACACTCAGCTCGGGGTTGATTTCCCAGGGGTGGAGGGGCTTAACGTCCTCACCCGGATCCCACTCCGGCGGCTTTACCTTGTAGTAGCCGATTTCATCTTCCTGCATCTTTATTGCCTTCCACTCGCCCTCGCTCAGGAGAGCCTTGAGCGTTGGGTAAAAGATGTTGTTCTCCCTGAAAACCATGTCACTCAAAGCGAAGGCCGCTTCACCAGCCTTTGCCTTGAATTTTTCCACAAACTCCTCCCAGGACATCTCATCACTCTTCCTCAAAAGCTCCCCGAGCTGTTTTATCATGGCTCTTATCTCGTCGTGCTTCGTCCATAGGACTGTGGCTATGGCGGTTAAGCCTCTCCTTTCTATGTACGGGAAGATCAGCATCTCCTCGCGGTTGTAGTGGGTGAAGCCGACCATTCTCAGGTTGCCCACTATCTCCTCCAGAACGCCTAGGATTTCTTTACGCATACGTTCGTCTTTTGTTGTTGCCAAAGTTCTTGCATAGAGATTGAGCATCTCAGAGTCCTTCATTATTTCCTTGTTCTCCTGGTATAGGGTCTTAAGTGGATGACCTTCAGGCAAATCTTTCTCCTCTAGTTCTTCGATTCCCTTGACTGCTTCACGGAACAGCTCGACATGAAGGTCGCACATCTTGGCTATATCCCTGGC includes:
- a CDS encoding DUF438 domain-containing protein, which translates into the protein MTELLNNREYKKEQLKKLLLRIHEGESVEKLKEEFRAVLSNISPLEIPLIEQELVKEGISARDIAKMCDLHVELFREAVKGIEELEEKDLPEGHPLKTLYQENKEIMKDSEMLNLYARTLATTKDERMRKEILGVLEEIVGNLRMVGFTHYNREEMLIFPYIERRGLTAIATVLWTKHDEIRAMIKQLGELLRKSDEMSWEEFVEKFKAKAGEAAFALSDMVFRENNIFYPTLKALLSEGEWKAIKMQEDEIGYYKVKPPEWDPGEDVKPLHPWEINPELSVEQLLALPKEVQQALRGQPLEFDKTQLKREGDIDLGTGYLNLEELKAIFEALPVDLTFIDKDDRVRFFSPGERIFTRTPSVLGRPVQLCHPPKSVYVVNKILRAFKEGRKREATFWLKLGPKYVYIKYVPLFNEKGEYIGTLEMTMDIAPYKKIEGEKRLLDWRD